In the genome of Dehalogenimonas sp. THU2, the window GGAATAATATTTATCGACCGGATAAAGGAGAGCAATCCTACACCTCACCTGGGAGCTTTCGATACGACAGACCCCTGCGGCGGTCAACTCCTGCTGCCATACGAATCCGCCACCCTGGGGACGATTAACCTGTCACTCATGGTAAAACGCGACCAGAACGGACCGGCGGTGGATTTCGACCGGCTTGCCGGGATCATTCCGAAAGCGGTTCGATTTCTCGATGACGCGTTGGACGTGAATCGTTTTCCATTCTCCCAGGTTGAAAATGCGGCGCTTGCGACCCGAAAAATCGGCCTCGGCTTCATGGGCTTTGCGGAGATGCTCATGCAGCTCGGCATCCCATACAATTCAGAGGAGGCATTGTCAGTAGCGGATCAACTGATGCGATTCTTCTCTGACACCGTGCGCCGTTCAAGCGAGCAACTGGCCCAAGAACGCGGCGCATTTCCCGCGTTTCCGGGCAGTATCTACGATCACGCGGAAGGCAAGCCGATACGAAACGCCTCGTGCGTGACCTTCACCAATACCGGCACGACCAGCATCATCGCCAATACCTCCAGCGGCATTCACCCCATCTACTCACTGGTGATGGTACGTAATATACTCGATGGCGAGCGGCTGCTGGATATTAATGAGCAATTTGAAAGAACGGCACGGGAACACGGTTTTTTCAGCCGCGGACTGGTGGAAAAATTGTTAGCCGGAGAAAGCCCGCAAGATTGCCTGGAAATTCCCCAACCCCACCGGAGAATTTTGGCAACCGCGAAAGATATCGAACCGGAGTGGTGCATCCGCATGCAATCCATTTTCCAGCGTTATACGGATAACGCGGTATCTCAGACAGTCAATTTCCCGAAAGAAGCCACTGTTGACGATATCGCTAACCTATTTTTAAAAGCACATGAACTTGGAATCAAGGGAATAACAGCCTACAGAGATACCAGCCGGGATGTCCAGGTGCTTTGTACCGGGGATGCCTGCCTCGACGTCATTGAAGGTTATTTCAACGGCGATCTCAAATAAAAACGGATAATACCGAACGGATTCTTTGTGATATCGGCGGATTAGTTTTTGATCGATAACATCTGGATTTTTATCCTGGCCGTGGTTTTGGATCTGGCGCTCGCCGAGCCTCCCAACGCCATCCATCTGACCGTCTGGATCGGCAGGACTATTGCGGTCTTCGAAAAG includes:
- a CDS encoding adenosylcobalamin-dependent ribonucleoside-diphosphate reductase, which produces MKLSRNARITLQKRYLKRDETGRLIEEPEDMFRRVSKTVASAELKYGSPDAASSWDEEFYQMMTRLEFLPNSPTLLNAGQELGLLSSCFVLPVEDSIDGISRTVREAMLIQQYGGGTGYSFSSIRPEGDFVAGYRPAAGGPVKLINVFSESANYIRQAGVRCGCNAASLPVTHPDIMNFIKAKSDGSCSANFATNISITDDFIEKVRRGDNFSLVNPRNGAVTGELSAREVFTTIAQGAWSTGDPGIIFIDRIKESNPTPHLGAFDTTDPCGGQLLLPYESATLGTINLSLMVKRDQNGPAVDFDRLAGIIPKAVRFLDDALDVNRFPFSQVENAALATRKIGLGFMGFAEMLMQLGIPYNSEEALSVADQLMRFFSDTVRRSSEQLAQERGAFPAFPGSIYDHAEGKPIRNASCVTFTNTGTTSIIANTSSGIHPIYSLVMVRNILDGERLLDINEQFERTAREHGFFSRGLVEKLLAGESPQDCLEIPQPHRRILATAKDIEPEWCIRMQSIFQRYTDNAVSQTVNFPKEATVDDIANLFLKAHELGIKGITAYRDTSRDVQVLCTGDACLDVIEGYFNGDLK